The Malus domestica chromosome 10, GDT2T_hap1 genome contains a region encoding:
- the LOC103445005 gene encoding costars family protein produces MNVEEEVERLREEIQRLGKLQDDGSYKVTFGVLFNDDRCANIFEALVGTLRAAKRRKFLTYDGELLLQGVHDNVEIILKPKPAAAAEATTAVPVGTS; encoded by the exons ATGAATGTAGAAGAAGAGGTCGAGCGTCTCAGAGAAGAAATCCAAAGGCTCGGCAAGCTCCAAGACGATGGTTCTTACAAG GTCACATTTGGGGTGCTATTTAATGATGATAGATGTGCAAACATATTCGAAGCGTTGGTTGGGACGCTAAGGGCAGCAAAAAGGCGGAAATTTCTCACATATGATGGTGAGCTACTACTGCAGGGTGTCCATGACAATGTAGAGATCATACTCAAACCAAAACCGGCAGCAGCGGCAGAGGCAACTACTGCAGTGCCAGTCGGGACAAGTTAG
- the LOC103445024 gene encoding KH domain-containing protein HEN4 isoform X1 has translation MGSTFFSLPAKRSLSTTMSSDSNPNFEKGPSKRSRPPPPLSVPPAHVAFRMLCHASRIGGVIGKSGSVIKQLQQATGAKIRIEEPHVESPDRVVVVIAPSKIGSKIWLRTPVLNNVYNGGGGGFEEEIEVSKAQEALLRVFERILEVAAETGAIAAGVGVVSCRVLAEAAQVGSVIGKGGKVVEKIRKETGCKIRVLNEKLPACAAATDEMIEIEGDILAVKKALIAVSGCLQECPPVDKTRMSVSRPEAVPRETLPDLRLDHLSQRNSMLNLPSNSMSYVSGVHPSSREAERIPTLETKQQEVSFRILCANDRIGGVIGRGGSIVRALQNETGAAISVAASVAECDERLITVSASENPESRYSPAQKAAVLVFSRSVEAGIEKGRDSSSNKGSPLTARLVVSSNQVGCLLGKGGVIVSEIRKATGTGIRIVGGDQVPKCALENDEVVQISGDFSNVQDALYNITGRLRDNLFSSTVSNPGRRSNSSMLTDTSPYGRLKDPNPIGYQPSSSVGITCGLSRHSTLIQNMDHLGLSHSLDHPSPPRPWASQMSAFTDVGRGLTSLKSGTDIGSSGSKSAIVTNTTVEIIVPENVIGSVYGENGANLARLRQISSAKVIVHEPRPGTTDRIIVISGTPDETQAAQSLLHAFILTGPS, from the exons ATGGGAAGCACCTTTTTCTCTCTACCAGCGAAGCGTTCCCTATCGACGACAATGTCTTCTGATTCCAACCCCAACTTCGAAAAGGGACCCTCCAAGCGCTCCAGGCCCCCTCCTCCCCTCAGCGTCCCTCCCGCCCACGTCGCCTTCCGCATGCTCTGCCACGCCTCGCGCATCGGCGGCGTCATCGGAAAGTCCGGTAGCGTGATCAAGCAGCTCCAGCAAGCCACCGGAGCCAAGATCCGAATCGAAGAACCCCATGTCGAATCCCCTGACCGGGTCGTCGTGGTTATCGCTCCTAGCAAAATCGGCTCCAAGATTTGGCTGAGAACTCCAGTTCTAAACAATGTCTATAACGGTGGCGGCGGTGGTTTTGAAGAGGAGATTGAGGTTTCCAAGGCGCAGGAGGCGCTTCTGAGAGTGTTCGAGAGGATTCTGGAAGTTGCGGCGGAGACGGGGGCGATTGCGGCGGGGGTTGGGGTGGTTTCGTGCCGGGTTTTGGCGGAGGCGGCGCAGGTCGGGTCAGTGATAGGGAAGGGGGGGAAGGTGGTAGAGAAGATTAGGAAAGAAACTGGGtgtaaaattagggttttgaatgAGAAGCTACCTGCTTGTGCTGCTGCCACTGACGAGATGATCGAG ATAGAAGGGGATATTTTGGCTGTAAAGAAAGCACTTATTGCTGTTTCTGGCTGTCTTCAAGAATGTCCACCAGTTGACAAGACAAGGATGAGTGTAAGCAGGCCTGAGGCAGTTCCTCGTGAGACTCTACCTGATCTGCGTTTAGATCATCTTTCACAGAGGAACTCAATGCTTAATTTGCCAAGCAACTCCATGAGTTATGTTTCAGGAGTTCATCCATCATCAAGAGAGGCTGAAAGGATCCCCACACTTGAGACAAAACAACAGGAAGTTTCTTTCAGGATTCTTTGTGCCAATGATAGGATTGGTGGTGTAATTGGAAGGGGGGGTTCCATTGTTAGGGCTCTTCAAAATGAGACAGGTGCTGCAATAAGTGTTGCTGCCTCTGTGGCTGAGTGCGATGAACGATTAATTACTGTTTCTGCATCGGAG AATCCTGAATCAAGGTACTCGCCAGCACAAAAGGCTGCTGTTCTTGTCTTCTCAAGGTCCGTAGAGGCAGGCATTGAAAAGGGGCGAGACTCAAGCTCAAATAAAGGGTCACCCCTTACTGCACGGCTTGTAGTTTCATCAAACCAAGTTGGTTGTTTGCTGGGAAAAGGGGGTGTAATAGTTTCAGAGATCCGGAAGGCAACTGGCACTGGTATACGAATAGTAGGGGGTGACCAGGTCCCCAAGTGTGCCTTAGAGAATGATGAAGTTGTACAG ATTTCAGGGGATTTTTCAAATGTGCAAGATGCTTTGTACAATATTACTGGTAGGTTACGAGATAACCTTTTCTCCAGCACAGTAAGTAATCCTGGAAGAAggagcaattcatccatgttaacCGATACAAGTCCTTATGGAAGACTCAAGGATCCGAATCCTATTGGATATCAGCCATCATCATCGGTTGGTATTACTTGTGGTCTGAGCCGTCATTCAACACTAATTCAAAATATGGATCATCTTGGTCTTTCCCATAGTTTAGATCATCCTTCCCCACCAAGACCATGGGCATCACAG ATGTCAGCTTTCACAGATGTTGGAAGGGGTCTGACTTCTTTAAAAAGTGGCACAGATATTGGCAG CAGCGGGAGCAAATCTGCCATTGTGACAAATACAACTGTAGAGATCATAGTTCCTGAAAATGTTATTGGCTCTGTGTATGGAGAGAATGGTGCCAATTTGGCTCGTCTGAGACAG ATTTCTAGTGCCAAGGTCATAGTGCATGAGCCCCGTCCTGGAACAACTGACAGGATTATTGTCATATCTGGGACACCTGATGAAACCCAGGCAGCACAGAGCCTTCTACATGCATTCATTCTTACTGGACCATCATGA
- the LOC103445024 gene encoding KH domain-containing protein HEN4 isoform X2, whose translation MGSTFFSLPAKRSLSTTMSSDSNPNFEKGPSKRSRPPPPLSVPPAHVAFRMLCHASRIGGVIGKSGSVIKQLQQATGAKIRIEEPHVESPDRVVVVIAPSKIGSKIWLRTPVLNNVYNGGGGGFEEEIEVSKAQEALLRVFERILEVAAETGAIAAGVGVVSCRVLAEAAQVGSVIGKGGKVVEKIRKETGCKIRVLNEKLPACAAATDEMIEIEGDILAVKKALIAVSGCLQECPPVDKTRMSVSRPEAVPRETLPDLRLDHLSQRNSMLNLPSNSMSYVSGVHPSSREAERIPTLETKQQEVSFRILCANDRIGGVIGRGGSIVRALQNETGAAISVAASVAECDERLITVSASENPESRYSPAQKAAVLVFSRSVEAGIEKGRDSSSNKGSPLTARLVVSSNQVGCLLGKGGVIVSEIRKATGTGIRIVGGDQVPKCALENDEVVQISGDFSNVQDALYNITGRLRDNLFSSTVSNPGRRSNSSMLTDTSPYGRLKDPNPIGYQPSSSVGITCGLSRHSTLIQNMDHLGLSHSLDHPSPPRPWASQMSAFTDVGRGLTSLKSGTDIGSGSKSAIVTNTTVEIIVPENVIGSVYGENGANLARLRQISSAKVIVHEPRPGTTDRIIVISGTPDETQAAQSLLHAFILTGPS comes from the exons ATGGGAAGCACCTTTTTCTCTCTACCAGCGAAGCGTTCCCTATCGACGACAATGTCTTCTGATTCCAACCCCAACTTCGAAAAGGGACCCTCCAAGCGCTCCAGGCCCCCTCCTCCCCTCAGCGTCCCTCCCGCCCACGTCGCCTTCCGCATGCTCTGCCACGCCTCGCGCATCGGCGGCGTCATCGGAAAGTCCGGTAGCGTGATCAAGCAGCTCCAGCAAGCCACCGGAGCCAAGATCCGAATCGAAGAACCCCATGTCGAATCCCCTGACCGGGTCGTCGTGGTTATCGCTCCTAGCAAAATCGGCTCCAAGATTTGGCTGAGAACTCCAGTTCTAAACAATGTCTATAACGGTGGCGGCGGTGGTTTTGAAGAGGAGATTGAGGTTTCCAAGGCGCAGGAGGCGCTTCTGAGAGTGTTCGAGAGGATTCTGGAAGTTGCGGCGGAGACGGGGGCGATTGCGGCGGGGGTTGGGGTGGTTTCGTGCCGGGTTTTGGCGGAGGCGGCGCAGGTCGGGTCAGTGATAGGGAAGGGGGGGAAGGTGGTAGAGAAGATTAGGAAAGAAACTGGGtgtaaaattagggttttgaatgAGAAGCTACCTGCTTGTGCTGCTGCCACTGACGAGATGATCGAG ATAGAAGGGGATATTTTGGCTGTAAAGAAAGCACTTATTGCTGTTTCTGGCTGTCTTCAAGAATGTCCACCAGTTGACAAGACAAGGATGAGTGTAAGCAGGCCTGAGGCAGTTCCTCGTGAGACTCTACCTGATCTGCGTTTAGATCATCTTTCACAGAGGAACTCAATGCTTAATTTGCCAAGCAACTCCATGAGTTATGTTTCAGGAGTTCATCCATCATCAAGAGAGGCTGAAAGGATCCCCACACTTGAGACAAAACAACAGGAAGTTTCTTTCAGGATTCTTTGTGCCAATGATAGGATTGGTGGTGTAATTGGAAGGGGGGGTTCCATTGTTAGGGCTCTTCAAAATGAGACAGGTGCTGCAATAAGTGTTGCTGCCTCTGTGGCTGAGTGCGATGAACGATTAATTACTGTTTCTGCATCGGAG AATCCTGAATCAAGGTACTCGCCAGCACAAAAGGCTGCTGTTCTTGTCTTCTCAAGGTCCGTAGAGGCAGGCATTGAAAAGGGGCGAGACTCAAGCTCAAATAAAGGGTCACCCCTTACTGCACGGCTTGTAGTTTCATCAAACCAAGTTGGTTGTTTGCTGGGAAAAGGGGGTGTAATAGTTTCAGAGATCCGGAAGGCAACTGGCACTGGTATACGAATAGTAGGGGGTGACCAGGTCCCCAAGTGTGCCTTAGAGAATGATGAAGTTGTACAG ATTTCAGGGGATTTTTCAAATGTGCAAGATGCTTTGTACAATATTACTGGTAGGTTACGAGATAACCTTTTCTCCAGCACAGTAAGTAATCCTGGAAGAAggagcaattcatccatgttaacCGATACAAGTCCTTATGGAAGACTCAAGGATCCGAATCCTATTGGATATCAGCCATCATCATCGGTTGGTATTACTTGTGGTCTGAGCCGTCATTCAACACTAATTCAAAATATGGATCATCTTGGTCTTTCCCATAGTTTAGATCATCCTTCCCCACCAAGACCATGGGCATCACAG ATGTCAGCTTTCACAGATGTTGGAAGGGGTCTGACTTCTTTAAAAAGTGGCACAGATATTGGCAG CGGGAGCAAATCTGCCATTGTGACAAATACAACTGTAGAGATCATAGTTCCTGAAAATGTTATTGGCTCTGTGTATGGAGAGAATGGTGCCAATTTGGCTCGTCTGAGACAG ATTTCTAGTGCCAAGGTCATAGTGCATGAGCCCCGTCCTGGAACAACTGACAGGATTATTGTCATATCTGGGACACCTGATGAAACCCAGGCAGCACAGAGCCTTCTACATGCATTCATTCTTACTGGACCATCATGA